The genomic stretch ATGACCGGCGGATAGCCGGCGGCGATCTCCGCCTTCGGCATCAAAATCGAAGTGCGGATATAGCGGTCGTCGGCGATGACGGATCTCCCGCCCTCCAGCGGCACCGGGCGGCCGAACAGCCCCTCCAGCTTCGGGGCGTGGACAGTGCTTGTCCCGCCATGGCAGCCGCTGCAGCCATAGCTGCGGAACAGCGCCTCCCCCTCCTGCGCCAGACTGGGGCCGGGGTCCTGGCTGTCCAGCCAGCGCTGGAAGTCGGACGGTTCCATCACCACGACGGTGCCGCCCATCCGCGCATGCAAGGTGCCGCAGAATTCCGCACAGAACAGGCGGTATTCGCCGACCTCCGTCGGCGTGAACCACAGCGTCTCGTAGCGGCCGGGGACGGCGTCCTGGCGGATGCGGAAGGCGGGGATGGCGAAATCGTGGATCACGTCCTGGGAGGTCAGCACCAGCCGCACCGGCTTGCCGACCGGGACATGCAGTGCGTCGATCTCTCGCTGGCCGCCGGGATGCTCGATCTTCCACATCCACTGTTTGCCGACGACATAGATGTCGGTGGCCTCGGCGGGCGGGCTGTGGATGCGGACATAGAGCTCCGCGCCC from Azospirillum sp. TSH100 encodes the following:
- the coxB gene encoding cytochrome c oxidase subunit II, yielding MGSLQLLPPTASSHAADMDWLFAALLGVSAFILLLVFGLMILFCVRYRKGSRVERGNRLGRTWRVEVAWTGLTFAAFLVLYFWGAELYVRIHSPPAEATDIYVVGKQWMWKIEHPGGQREIDALHVPVGKPVRLVLTSQDVIHDFAIPAFRIRQDAVPGRYETLWFTPTEVGEYRLFCAEFCGTLHARMGGTVVVMEPSDFQRWLDSQDPGPSLAQEGEALFRSYGCSGCHGGTSTVHAPKLEGLFGRPVPLEGGRSVIADDRYIRTSILMPKAEIAAGYPPVMPSFAGQIGEDDLLKLVAYIKSLADRTAANSQAESMERPAQ